From a single Pseudomonas sp. A34-9 genomic region:
- the lpxO gene encoding lipid A hydroxylase LpxO has protein sequence MKLIIAAIYVISIAYVHLRGRVRHKLGRQLSDHSTFLAPINCFLYLFSKKPNKPYLDPSEFPDLSPLQAHWEEIRAEGQNLLRAGEIKRSNQYDDVGFNSFFKSGWKRFYLKWYGESHPSAMKLCPRTTELVQSIGSIKAAMFAELPPGSKLVRHRDPYAGSYRYHLGLDTPNDAGCYINVDGESYHWRDGEAVMFDETFIHYAENTTDKNRIILFCDIERPMKYRWAAAFNAWFSRTVMSAAGAPNDAGDRTGGINRLFTRIYKIRLRGKELKKRNRKRYYMEKWAIFGGLLAVFILI, from the coding sequence GTGAAACTCATCATTGCTGCTATTTATGTCATTTCCATTGCATACGTTCATTTGCGTGGACGTGTGCGCCACAAGCTCGGTCGACAACTGAGTGACCATTCGACGTTTCTCGCGCCGATCAACTGCTTTCTTTATCTGTTTTCGAAGAAGCCGAACAAGCCGTACCTGGACCCGAGCGAGTTTCCTGACCTGAGCCCGTTGCAGGCGCACTGGGAAGAAATCCGCGCAGAAGGGCAGAATTTGCTGCGCGCCGGCGAGATCAAGCGCTCTAACCAGTACGACGACGTCGGTTTCAACTCCTTTTTCAAAAGTGGCTGGAAACGTTTCTATCTGAAGTGGTACGGCGAAAGCCATCCGTCGGCGATGAAGCTGTGCCCGCGCACCACCGAACTGGTGCAAAGCATTGGTTCGATCAAGGCCGCGATGTTCGCCGAGCTGCCACCGGGCTCGAAACTGGTGCGTCACCGTGACCCGTATGCCGGTTCCTATCGCTATCACCTGGGCCTGGACACGCCGAATGACGCTGGCTGCTATATCAACGTGGATGGTGAGAGCTACCACTGGCGTGACGGCGAAGCGGTGATGTTCGACGAGACGTTTATTCATTACGCGGAAAACACCACCGACAAGAATCGCATCATCCTGTTTTGCGATATTGAGCGTCCGATGAAGTACCGCTGGGCCGCCGCGTTCAATGCCTGGTTCAGCCGTACGGTGATGTCGGCTGCCGGCGCGCCGAACGATGCTGGCGACCGCACCGGTGGGATCAACCGGTTGTTTACCCGGATCTACAAGATTCGTCTGCGGGGAAAAGAGCTGAAAAAGCGCAATCGCAAGCGTTACTACATGGAAAAGTGGGCGATCTTCGGTGGTTTGCTGGCGGTGTTCATTCTGATCTGA
- a CDS encoding ABC-F family ATPase has protein sequence MISTANITMQFGAKPLFENVSVKFGAGNRYGLIGANGCGKSTFMKILGGDLDPSGGQVMLEPNVRLGKLRQDQFAYEEFTVIDTVIMGHEELWKVKAERDRIYSLPEMSEEDGMAVAELETEFAEMDGYTAESRAGELLLGLGIGIEQHFGPMSEVSPGWKLRVLLAQALFSDPEVLLLDEPTNHLDINTIRWLENVLTQRNSLMIIISHDRHFLNSVCTHMADLDYGELRLFPGNYDEYMTVATQSREQLLSDNAKKKAQISELQSFVSRFSANASKAKQATSRAKAIDKIQLAEVKPSSRVSPFIRFDQNKKLHRQAVIVEKMAKGFDGKPLFKDFSFQVEAGERVAIIGPNGIGKTTLLRTLVNELTPDAGSIKWTDAAELGYYAQDHAHDFEDDVTLFDWMGQWTQGEQMIRGTLGRMLFSNDEILKSVKVISGGEQGRMLFGKLILQKPNVLIMDEPTNHLDMESIEALNLALENYPGTLIFVSHDREFVSSLATRIIELSPDGVTDFSGTYDDYLRSQGVVF, from the coding sequence TTGATTTCTACAGCTAACATCACGATGCAGTTCGGCGCCAAGCCGCTCTTCGAAAACGTCTCGGTCAAATTCGGTGCGGGCAATCGCTACGGTCTGATCGGCGCCAACGGTTGCGGCAAGTCGACCTTCATGAAAATCCTCGGCGGTGATCTCGACCCGTCCGGCGGTCAGGTCATGCTCGAGCCGAACGTGCGTCTGGGTAAATTGCGCCAGGATCAGTTCGCCTACGAAGAATTCACCGTGATCGATACGGTGATCATGGGTCACGAAGAGCTGTGGAAGGTCAAGGCCGAGCGCGATCGTATCTACTCGCTGCCGGAAATGAGCGAAGAAGACGGCATGGCCGTGGCCGAGCTGGAAACCGAATTCGCCGAAATGGACGGCTACACCGCCGAGTCCCGTGCCGGTGAACTGTTGCTGGGCCTGGGTATCGGCATCGAGCAGCACTTCGGCCCGATGAGCGAAGTCTCGCCAGGCTGGAAACTGCGCGTATTGCTGGCGCAGGCGCTGTTCTCCGATCCGGAAGTGCTGTTGCTCGACGAACCGACCAACCACCTGGACATCAACACCATTCGCTGGCTGGAAAACGTTCTGACCCAGCGTAACAGCCTGATGATCATCATCTCTCACGACCGTCACTTCCTGAACAGCGTGTGCACGCACATGGCTGACCTGGATTACGGCGAGCTGCGCCTGTTCCCGGGCAACTACGACGAGTACATGACCGTGGCGACCCAGTCGCGCGAGCAACTGCTGTCGGACAACGCCAAGAAGAAAGCGCAGATTTCCGAGCTGCAATCGTTCGTCAGCCGCTTCTCGGCCAACGCCTCGAAAGCCAAGCAGGCCACCTCCCGTGCCAAGGCGATCGACAAGATCCAGCTGGCCGAGGTCAAGCCTTCGAGCCGCGTGAGCCCGTTCATCCGCTTCGATCAGAACAAGAAGCTGCACCGCCAGGCGGTCATCGTCGAAAAAATGGCCAAAGGCTTCGACGGCAAACCACTGTTCAAAGACTTCAGCTTCCAGGTTGAAGCCGGCGAGCGCGTGGCGATCATCGGCCCGAACGGTATCGGCAAAACCACCCTGCTGCGCACCCTGGTCAACGAACTGACCCCGGACGCCGGCAGCATCAAGTGGACCGACGCCGCCGAACTGGGCTACTACGCCCAGGATCACGCACACGACTTCGAAGACGACGTTACCCTGTTCGACTGGATGGGTCAGTGGACTCAAGGCGAGCAGATGATTCGCGGCACTCTGGGCCGCATGCTGTTTTCCAACGACGAGATCCTCAAGTCGGTCAAAGTGATTTCCGGTGGTGAGCAAGGTCGCATGCTGTTCGGCAAGCTGATCTTGCAAAAGCCGAACGTGCTGATCATGGACGAACCGACCAACCACCTGGACATGGAATCGATCGAGGCGCTGAACCTGGCGCTGGAAAACTACCCGGGCACGCTGATCTTCGTCAGCCACGACCGTGAGTTCGTATCGTCCCTGGCCACGCGCATTATCGAGCTGAGCCCGGACGGCGTGACGGACTTCAGCGGCACCTACGATGACTACCTGCGTAGTCAGGGTGTGGTGTTCTAA
- a CDS encoding MFS transporter, whose amino-acid sequence MSAQQLPPQSSMAITLQIVSIVFYTFIAFLCIGLPIAVLPGYVHEQLGFSAVIAGLVIGSQYLATLLSRPMAGRMSDTVGTKRAIIYGLWGIVLSGLLTLLSTLLQDFPLTSLIILIIGRLLLGIAQGLIGVGTISWCMGQVGVEHTAKSIGWNGIASYGAIAIGAPLGVVMVADYGFTSLGSALAVLAAGALLLIRNKPSVPVIRGERLPFWAVFGRIAPYGASLTLASIGYGTLTTFITLYYLNRGWTGAAYCLTVFGVCFILSRLMFISAISRFGGFTSAIACMTIETVGLVMLWLAPSTAFALIGAGLAGFGLSLVYPALGVEAIKQVPSSSRGSGLGAYAVFFDLALAIAGPLMGAVALNLGYSWIFFSAALLSVIGLGLTLLLKRRALT is encoded by the coding sequence ATGTCTGCGCAGCAACTGCCACCGCAAAGCTCCATGGCGATCACCCTGCAGATCGTCTCAATCGTTTTCTATACCTTTATTGCCTTCCTCTGCATCGGTTTGCCGATTGCGGTGTTGCCTGGTTATGTGCACGAACAATTGGGTTTCAGCGCGGTGATTGCCGGTCTGGTGATTGGCTCGCAATACCTGGCCACCCTGCTCAGCCGGCCGATGGCCGGGCGCATGTCCGATACGGTCGGGACCAAACGGGCGATCATTTATGGCTTGTGGGGGATTGTCCTCAGCGGCTTGCTGACGTTGCTCTCCACATTGCTGCAGGACTTCCCGCTGACCAGCCTGATCATTCTGATCATCGGCCGTTTGCTGCTCGGTATCGCGCAGGGCTTGATCGGCGTCGGCACCATCAGTTGGTGCATGGGCCAAGTGGGTGTCGAACACACCGCGAAATCGATTGGCTGGAACGGTATCGCTTCGTATGGCGCGATTGCCATTGGTGCGCCGTTGGGTGTGGTGATGGTCGCCGATTACGGCTTTACCAGCCTCGGCAGCGCGCTGGCGGTACTGGCGGCAGGCGCGCTGCTGCTGATCCGCAACAAACCCTCGGTGCCGGTGATACGCGGCGAACGGCTGCCGTTCTGGGCGGTATTCGGGCGGATCGCCCCGTATGGCGCCAGCCTGACCCTGGCCTCGATCGGCTACGGCACGCTGACCACGTTCATCACCTTGTATTACCTGAACCGTGGCTGGACCGGCGCAGCTTACTGCCTGACGGTGTTTGGTGTGTGCTTCATCCTGTCGCGCCTGATGTTTATCTCGGCGATCAGTCGCTTCGGCGGTTTCACTTCGGCCATCGCTTGCATGACCATCGAAACCGTGGGGCTGGTGATGTTGTGGCTGGCTCCCTCCACCGCGTTCGCCTTGATCGGCGCCGGGCTGGCGGGGTTTGGCCTGTCGCTGGTGTATCCGGCGTTGGGTGTCGAGGCGATCAAACAGGTGCCCAGTTCCAGCCGGGGTTCGGGGTTGGGCGCTTACGCTGTGTTTTTCGATCTGGCGCTGGCGATCGCCGGGCCGTTGATGGGCGCAGTGGCGTTGAACCTGGGTTATTCGTGGATTTTCTTCAGTGCGGCGCTGTTGTCGGTGATCGGGCTGGGCTTGACGTTGTTGCTCAAGCGCCGGGCATTGACCTGA
- a CDS encoding Ku protein: protein MARAIWKGAISFGLVHIPVALVSATSSQGVDFDWLDSRSMDPVGYKRVNKVTGKEVTKEHIVKGVAYEKGRYVVLSEEEIRSAHPVSTQTIDIFSFVDAEQIPLQNIDTPYYLAPDKRGGKVYALLRETLSKTNKVALARVVLHTRQYLAALMPLDSALVLVKLRWPQEVRSLDELELGSEVTKPQLAKGELDMAKRLVQDMSADWKPEDYKDEFEDKIMALVEKKAHEGKIEDVETVGGEEERKTADVIDLTELLKRSLGGKAPAKPKAKEKTAPARKPKKASGG, encoded by the coding sequence ATGGCTCGGGCAATCTGGAAAGGCGCAATCAGTTTCGGACTGGTGCACATCCCTGTCGCACTGGTCTCGGCGACCTCGTCGCAGGGCGTCGATTTCGATTGGCTCGACAGCCGCAGCATGGACCCGGTGGGTTATAAACGGGTCAACAAGGTCACCGGCAAGGAAGTCACCAAGGAGCACATCGTCAAAGGTGTGGCCTATGAAAAGGGCCGTTATGTGGTGCTGAGCGAGGAAGAGATTCGCTCGGCGCATCCCGTATCGACGCAGACCATCGACATCTTTTCTTTCGTCGACGCCGAACAGATTCCCCTGCAGAACATTGACACGCCCTACTACCTGGCACCCGACAAACGCGGCGGCAAGGTTTACGCACTGCTGCGTGAAACCCTGAGCAAAACCAACAAAGTCGCCCTCGCCCGCGTGGTGTTGCATACGCGCCAGTACCTCGCAGCGTTGATGCCGCTCGACTCTGCCTTGGTGCTGGTGAAGTTACGCTGGCCGCAAGAGGTGCGCAGCCTCGATGAGCTGGAGCTGGGCAGCGAAGTGACCAAGCCGCAGTTGGCCAAGGGCGAACTGGATATGGCCAAACGCTTGGTGCAGGACATGAGCGCGGACTGGAAGCCCGAGGATTACAAGGATGAGTTCGAAGACAAGATCATGGCGCTGGTCGAGAAAAAGGCCCATGAAGGCAAGATCGAGGATGTCGAAACGGTGGGTGGCGAGGAAGAGCGCAAAACCGCTGATGTGATCGACTTGACCGAGCTGCTTAAACGCAGTCTGGGTGGGAAAGCGCCGGCGAAGCCAAAGGCGAAAGAGAAGACTGCTCCGGCGAGGAAACCGAAGAAAGCGTCAGGCGGCTGA